The following DNA comes from Methanorbis furvi.
CGAGCGGGTTCATGCCGTGGTACCTGAGTCCTCCTGCGTGAACTGCGTTTGGCGTGAAGTCGTGACCGAGCGTGTACATTTTGAACAGTGGAGTTATCTCGCCTGAGTCGCCGAAGTCGTAGCGGTACTCGCCTTTGGTGAGGGAGGGAACTTCTGATGGTTCGACGGCAAGGAAGTTGGTGTTCGTTTTTCCTTTGAGTTTTCTTTCGATCATCGGGAATGCGAATCCTGCGAAGTTGCTTCCTCCGCCGATGCAGCCGATCATGTGGTCGGGGACGACATCGATTGCTTCGAGTTGGGCGATGAGTTCCTGACCGATCACGGTCTGATGCAGACAGACATGGTTGGCAACACTGCCGAGGCTGTATTTGGTTTTGCCGGTCTGGTCTTTGACTGCCATCTCGACTGCTTCGGTGATGGCGGTTCCAAGCGTTCCGCCGTAGGACGGGTCTGTGGCAAGGACGGATTTTCCGTACTCGGTGATCGGGCTTGGCGAGGGATAGACTGTTCCTCCGTAGGTTTCCATGATGGATCTGCGGAACGGTTTCTGATCGAAGCTGACTTTGACCATGAAGATGATCACATCGAGGTCGAAGTAGTTGCAGGAGAGGGATAATGCAGATCCCCACTGGCCTGCACCGGTTTCGGTGGTGAGGTGTTCGGTTCCGTCGCGTTTGTTGTAGTAGGCCTGGGCGATGGAACTGTTGAGCTTGTGGCTGCCGGTCGGGCTTACGTCTTCACGTTTGAAGTAAATTTTTGCGGGAGTTTTGAGGTATTGCTCAAGATGGTACGCCCGCTGCAGCGGTGTTACTCTGCCGAACTGTGCATAGGCTTCCCGGACCTGATCCGGGATGTCGATGAACCGGTGGGTTGTGTCAAGCTCCTGTTCAACAGATGTTTTACAGAAGACCGGGGCGAGGTCAGCTGCAGTTACCGGCTTCATGGTTGCTGGATTGAGTATCTCCGGCGAACCGATATCTGCGGCGATGTT
Coding sequences within:
- a CDS encoding TrpB-like pyridoxal phosphate-dependent enzyme, whose translation is MFPKDGRTTLTVDDIPKKWYNIAADIGSPEILNPATMKPVTAADLAPVFCKTSVEQELDTTHRFIDIPDQVREAYAQFGRVTPLQRAYHLEQYLKTPAKIYFKREDVSPTGSHKLNSSIAQAYYNKRDGTEHLTTETGAGQWGSALSLSCNYFDLDVIIFMVKVSFDQKPFRRSIMETYGGTVYPSPSPITEYGKSVLATDPSYGGTLGTAITEAVEMAVKDQTGKTKYSLGSVANHVCLHQTVIGQELIAQLEAIDVVPDHMIGCIGGGSNFAGFAFPMIERKLKGKTNTNFLAVEPSEVPSLTKGEYRYDFGDSGEITPLFKMYTLGHDFTPNAVHAGGLRYHGMNPLVSELYDKKIINAVSYNEDQIFQAAVTFARTEGIIPAPESSHAIRGAIELALEAKKKNEEQTIVFNLSGHGLLDMVGYSNYLKKSKHPVIEV